In the Drosophila biarmipes strain raj3 chromosome X, RU_DBia_V1.1, whole genome shotgun sequence genome, one interval contains:
- the LOC108024179 gene encoding proton channel OtopLc isoform X14 gives MGGGEVKVATVDVEGGDNMATLPVSRSHTAGSTDSAEKNNAANKEMELKNVMPQPLQRTSLFIVTSLVYAILLIVVCIAYVISDVTTHRLPVLYYETFFTYLYGVSILFLLYVFCFLLQESSCCNGGNGGSKPKPQPKEKKSKKAKNADPADSKDAKGSKDSGKAGKGAAYQEAPVDAEVAVTPKNVRKRKTTHSDLTHGSFFLRVGAIAFGLGAMIYIGLEFGSFFEIPFDSPCHHILIGVNPLLQMIFTFMQMYFIFMNARLNIHRFKVIARFGLMHVVATNICVWIRTLVKESLLEITIYHQKNEPEAGASSIAHSIRQHALRHAGTVLRTHAGPNNEFEVLDGEDLLPKDGYKGDNVLSKLVRNTVNGISKSLGMGGDQVFASTSTTTTRAPFTTPNYQWHSTTMARKLKKFITSATTAATTAAGSSSSTSSTTISPTTSTTTILPTTSSTTILPSTTFSPISTTAALNLETSGSDSPFGGLQHILSSAAPPSLAPVDGFGSAATPTPVSGSGSFVESFLASTLSPASSTEGSASIINNLFGQGPMENSFQTYADLGHEEATGLVSFENLESLDNIYPAALSSNIGTLNSTACGRIDIMGTIVYDSAPYLYPFIIEYSLIGAVVLYVMWKHIGRYPGRMNDEDLEHRLEVMLSRRAVAMAQQARSGRVDCVGSSKGLFFGLLLLVGALICLILFFVLVRHQQFSLLAIYLADASHCILMAFAILAIIVGFIRVKNLKFRCEEQSNLNDILLRISAFGLFTYSVFSIIAGSLKVLESEPSLLVTTTGGVAVFQVILQLLFIADVSRRRVHLPEHDRSKPGRQIVTFLLICNVAMFAIYTFEAQKVFANPVQLEFYGFVPWSIIQRITLPLCIFHRFHSAVTLAEIWKTTYKARLE, from the exons ATGGGTGGCGGAGAAGTGAAGGTCGCTACCGTGGACGTCGAAGGCGGGGACAACATGGCCACGCTGCCGGTCTCCCGCTCGCATACCGCCGGCAGCACTGACAGCGCTGAAAAGAACAACGCCGCCAACAAGGAGATGGAGCTCAAGAATGTCATGCCGCAGCCGCTGCAGAG gacatcgctgTTCATCGTGACCAGCCTGGTGTACGCGATCCTCCTGATCGTCGTCTGCATCGCATACGTAATCAGCGATGTGACCACCCACCGACTGCCGGTTCTGTATTACGAGACGTTCTTCACATATCTCTACGGCGTCAGCATACTCTTCCTCCTCTACGTCTTCTGTTTCCTGCTGCAGG AGAGCTCTTGTTGCAATGGCGGCAATGGTGGCAGCAAACCGAAACCCCAACCCAAGGAGAAGAAGTCGAAGAAAGCCAAAAATGCCGATCCGGCCGATTCGAAGGATGCGAAGGGCTCAAAGGACTCCGGCAAGGCAGGCAAGGGCGCCGCATATCAG GAAGCACCGGTGGACGCCGAGGTGGCCGTAACCCCCAAGAATGTGCGCAAGCGCAAAACGACCCACAGTGATCTGACGCACGGCAGCTTTTTCCTGCGAGTGGGAGCCATCG CTTTTGGATTGGGCGCCATGATATACATTGGCCTAGAGTTTGGATCGTTCTTCGAAATACCCTTCGACTCGCCGTGCCATCACATCCTGATCGGCGTAAACCCACTGCTCCAGATGATATTCACCTTCATGCAGatgtattttatattcatGAATGCCCGG CTGAACATCCACCGCTTCAAGGTGATCGCACGCTTTGGCCTCATGCACGTGGTGGCCACCAACATCTGCGTGTGGATACGCACCCTGGTAAAGGAGTCCCTGCTTGAGATAACGATCTACCACCAGAAGAACGAGCCGGAGGCGGGAGCCTCCTCCATAGCCCACTCGATAAGGCAGCACGCCCTGCGCCACGCCGGAACCGTGCTAAGGACCCACGCCGGACCCAACAACGAGTTCGAGGTCCTCGACGGCGAGGACCTCCTGCCCAAGGACGGCTACAAGGGCGACAACGTGCTGTCCAAGCTGGTTCGCAATACCGTCAACGGTATTTCGAAGAGCCTGGGCATGGGTGGTGACCAGGTGTTCGCCAGCACCTCTACCACGACCACAAGGGCGCCGTTCACCACTCCGAATTACCAATGGCACAGCACTACTATGGCCCGCAAGTTGAAGAAGTTTATCACCAGCGCCACCACCGCGGCCACCACGGCGGCGGGCAGCAGTAgctccaccagcagcaccaccattTCACCGACCACCAGTACCACCACCATCCTGCCGACCACAAGTAGCACCACCATCTTACCGAGCACCACCTTCAGTCCCATTAGCACCACTGCCGCCCTTAATCTCGAGACCAGCGGCAGCGACTCGCCCTTCGGCGGCTTGCAGCACATCCTCTCCAGCGCCGCTCCGCCGAGCCTGGCGCCAGTCGATGGGTTCGGTtccgctgccacgcccactcccgTCTCTGGCTCCGGCTCCTTTGTAGAATCCTTCCTAGCCAGCACCCTGAGCCCAGCCAGCAGCACAGAGGGCTCGGCCAGCATAATAAACAACCTTTTCGGCCAGGGCCCTATGGAGAACAGCTTCCAAACGTACGCAGACCTGGGACACGAGGAAGCCACCGGGCTGGTCAGCTTCGAGAACCTAGAGAGCCTGGACAACATTTACCCGGCGGCGCTGTCCTCCAATATCGGCACACTCAACTCCACCGCCTGCGGACGCATCGACATCATGGGCACCATTGTCTACGACTCGGCGCCCTACCTGTATCCGTTCATCATCGAGTACTCGCTGATCGGGGCGGTGGTGTTGTATGTCATGTGGAAGCACATCGGCCGCTACCCGGGGCGCATGAACGACGAGGACCTGGAGCACCGGCTGGAGGTGATGCTCTCGCGGAGGGCGGTGGCCATGGCGCAGCAAGCGCGATCCGGACGCGTTGACTGCGTCGGCTCGTCGAAGGGCCTGTTCTTCGGGCTCCTGCTGCTGGTCGGGGCCCTCATCTGCCTGATACTCTTCTTCGTCTTGGTGCGCCATCAGCAGTTCTCGCTGTTGGCTATTTACCTCGCGGACGCCAGCCACTGCATTCTGATGGCCTTCGCAATCCTGGCCATAATAGTTGGATTCATCAG GGTCAAGAACCTGAAGTTCCGCTGCGAGGAGCAGTCGAACCTGAACGACATACTGCTTCGCATCTCAGCTTTCGGCCTATTCACCTACTCCGTGTTCAGCATCATTGCCGGCAGTCTGAAGGTCCTGGAGAGCGAGCCAAGCCTGCTGGTGACGACCACCGGGGGCGTGGCCGTCTTCCAGGTGATCCTGCAGCTGCTCTTCATCGCGGACGTGTCCCGCCGCCGCGTCCACCTGCCGGAGCACGATCGCAGCAAGCCGGGCCGCCAAATCGTCACCTTCCTACTCATCTGCAACGTGGCCATGTTCGCCATCTACACATTCGAAGCTCAAAAAGTATTCGCCAATCCT GTTCAGCTGGAGTTCTACGGCTTCGTGCCCTGGTCCATTATCCAGCGCATCACACTGCCCCTGTGCATCTTCCATCGGTTCCACAGCGCCGTGACACTCGCCGAGATCTGGAAGACCACCTACAAGGCACGCCTGGAGTAA
- the LOC108024179 gene encoding proton channel OtopLc isoform X2: protein MQRCPYIHEMRERLLDQPRETLQLENMERANLLDNRQSASESNQVGTVVKLQGDGYHTSPAHQRTPLVPHDLGEDFNLDFDDEFPIDARRPKNANGKHPAALTCPQQRVCYTFKPNPNKFSFMPAKITVQGTYETNPITGPIELWTSLFIVTSLVYAILLIVVCIAYVISDVTTHRLPVLYYETFFTYLYGVSILFLLYVFCFLLQESSCCNGGNGGSKPKPQPKEKKSKKAKNADPADSKDAKGSKDSGKAGKGAAYQEAPVDAEVAVTPKNVRKRKTTHSDLTHGSFFLRVGAIAFGLGAMIYIGLEFGSFFEIPFDSPCHHILIGVNPLLQMIFTFMQMYFIFMNARTRPPFQLNIHRFKVIARFGLMHVVATNICVWIRTLVKESLLEITIYHQKNEPEAGASSIAHSIRQHALRHAGTVLRTHAGPNNEFEVLDGEDLLPKDGYKGDNVLSKLVRNTVNGISKSLGMGGDQVFASTSTTTTRAPFTTPNYQWHSTTMARKLKKFITSATTAATTAAGSSSSTSSTTISPTTSTTTILPTTSSTTILPSTTFSPISTTAALNLETSGSDSPFGGLQHILSSAAPPSLAPVDGFGSAATPTPVSGSGSFVESFLASTLSPASSTEGSASIINNLFGQGPMENSFQTYADLGHEEATGLVSFENLESLDNIYPAALSSNIGTLNSTACGRIDIMGTIVYDSAPYLYPFIIEYSLIGAVVLYVMWKHIGRYPGRMNDEDLEHRLEVMLSRRAVAMAQQARSGRVDCVGSSKGLFFGLLLLVGALICLILFFVLVRHQQFSLLAIYLADASHCILMAFAILAIIVGFIRVKNLKFRCEEQSNLNDILLRISAFGLFTYSVFSIIAGSLKVLESEPSLLVTTTGGVAVFQVILQLLFIADVSRRRVHLPEHDRSKPGRQIVTFLLICNVAMFAIYTFEAQKVFANPVQLEFYGFVPWSIIQRITLPLCIFHRFHSAVTLAEIWKTTYKARLE from the exons CACCAACGCACCCCACTTGTGCCCCACGATCTCGGCGAGGACTTTAATTTGGATTTTGACGACGAATTTCCGATCGACGCCCGACGACCGAAAAATGCCAA TGGCAAACATCCAGCGGCTCTGACGTGCCCACAGCAAAG GGTTTGCTACACGTTCAAGCCAAATCCAAATAAGTTCAGTTTTATGCCAGCAAAAATAACGGTACAGGGCACATACGAAACAAACCCGATAACAGGACCCATCGAACTATG gacatcgctgTTCATCGTGACCAGCCTGGTGTACGCGATCCTCCTGATCGTCGTCTGCATCGCATACGTAATCAGCGATGTGACCACCCACCGACTGCCGGTTCTGTATTACGAGACGTTCTTCACATATCTCTACGGCGTCAGCATACTCTTCCTCCTCTACGTCTTCTGTTTCCTGCTGCAGG AGAGCTCTTGTTGCAATGGCGGCAATGGTGGCAGCAAACCGAAACCCCAACCCAAGGAGAAGAAGTCGAAGAAAGCCAAAAATGCCGATCCGGCCGATTCGAAGGATGCGAAGGGCTCAAAGGACTCCGGCAAGGCAGGCAAGGGCGCCGCATATCAG GAAGCACCGGTGGACGCCGAGGTGGCCGTAACCCCCAAGAATGTGCGCAAGCGCAAAACGACCCACAGTGATCTGACGCACGGCAGCTTTTTCCTGCGAGTGGGAGCCATCG CTTTTGGATTGGGCGCCATGATATACATTGGCCTAGAGTTTGGATCGTTCTTCGAAATACCCTTCGACTCGCCGTGCCATCACATCCTGATCGGCGTAAACCCACTGCTCCAGATGATATTCACCTTCATGCAGatgtattttatattcatGAATGCCCGG ACTAGGCCGCCATTTCAG CTGAACATCCACCGCTTCAAGGTGATCGCACGCTTTGGCCTCATGCACGTGGTGGCCACCAACATCTGCGTGTGGATACGCACCCTGGTAAAGGAGTCCCTGCTTGAGATAACGATCTACCACCAGAAGAACGAGCCGGAGGCGGGAGCCTCCTCCATAGCCCACTCGATAAGGCAGCACGCCCTGCGCCACGCCGGAACCGTGCTAAGGACCCACGCCGGACCCAACAACGAGTTCGAGGTCCTCGACGGCGAGGACCTCCTGCCCAAGGACGGCTACAAGGGCGACAACGTGCTGTCCAAGCTGGTTCGCAATACCGTCAACGGTATTTCGAAGAGCCTGGGCATGGGTGGTGACCAGGTGTTCGCCAGCACCTCTACCACGACCACAAGGGCGCCGTTCACCACTCCGAATTACCAATGGCACAGCACTACTATGGCCCGCAAGTTGAAGAAGTTTATCACCAGCGCCACCACCGCGGCCACCACGGCGGCGGGCAGCAGTAgctccaccagcagcaccaccattTCACCGACCACCAGTACCACCACCATCCTGCCGACCACAAGTAGCACCACCATCTTACCGAGCACCACCTTCAGTCCCATTAGCACCACTGCCGCCCTTAATCTCGAGACCAGCGGCAGCGACTCGCCCTTCGGCGGCTTGCAGCACATCCTCTCCAGCGCCGCTCCGCCGAGCCTGGCGCCAGTCGATGGGTTCGGTtccgctgccacgcccactcccgTCTCTGGCTCCGGCTCCTTTGTAGAATCCTTCCTAGCCAGCACCCTGAGCCCAGCCAGCAGCACAGAGGGCTCGGCCAGCATAATAAACAACCTTTTCGGCCAGGGCCCTATGGAGAACAGCTTCCAAACGTACGCAGACCTGGGACACGAGGAAGCCACCGGGCTGGTCAGCTTCGAGAACCTAGAGAGCCTGGACAACATTTACCCGGCGGCGCTGTCCTCCAATATCGGCACACTCAACTCCACCGCCTGCGGACGCATCGACATCATGGGCACCATTGTCTACGACTCGGCGCCCTACCTGTATCCGTTCATCATCGAGTACTCGCTGATCGGGGCGGTGGTGTTGTATGTCATGTGGAAGCACATCGGCCGCTACCCGGGGCGCATGAACGACGAGGACCTGGAGCACCGGCTGGAGGTGATGCTCTCGCGGAGGGCGGTGGCCATGGCGCAGCAAGCGCGATCCGGACGCGTTGACTGCGTCGGCTCGTCGAAGGGCCTGTTCTTCGGGCTCCTGCTGCTGGTCGGGGCCCTCATCTGCCTGATACTCTTCTTCGTCTTGGTGCGCCATCAGCAGTTCTCGCTGTTGGCTATTTACCTCGCGGACGCCAGCCACTGCATTCTGATGGCCTTCGCAATCCTGGCCATAATAGTTGGATTCATCAG GGTCAAGAACCTGAAGTTCCGCTGCGAGGAGCAGTCGAACCTGAACGACATACTGCTTCGCATCTCAGCTTTCGGCCTATTCACCTACTCCGTGTTCAGCATCATTGCCGGCAGTCTGAAGGTCCTGGAGAGCGAGCCAAGCCTGCTGGTGACGACCACCGGGGGCGTGGCCGTCTTCCAGGTGATCCTGCAGCTGCTCTTCATCGCGGACGTGTCCCGCCGCCGCGTCCACCTGCCGGAGCACGATCGCAGCAAGCCGGGCCGCCAAATCGTCACCTTCCTACTCATCTGCAACGTGGCCATGTTCGCCATCTACACATTCGAAGCTCAAAAAGTATTCGCCAATCCT GTTCAGCTGGAGTTCTACGGCTTCGTGCCCTGGTCCATTATCCAGCGCATCACACTGCCCCTGTGCATCTTCCATCGGTTCCACAGCGCCGTGACACTCGCCGAGATCTGGAAGACCACCTACAAGGCACGCCTGGAGTAA
- the LOC108024179 gene encoding proton channel OtopLc isoform X5 — translation MQRCPYIHEMRERLLDQPRETLQLENMERANLLDNRQSASESNQVGTVVKLQGDGYHTSPAHQRTPLVPHDLGEDFNLDFDDEFPIDARRPKNANGKHPAALTCPQQRVCYTFKPNPNKFSFMPAKITVQGTYETNPITGPIELWTSLFIVTSLVYAILLIVVCIAYVISDVTTHRLPVLYYETFFTYLYGVSILFLLYVFCFLLQESSCCNGGNGGSKPKPQPKEKKSKKAKNADPADSKDAKGSKDSGKAGKGAAYQEAPVDAEVAVTPKNVRKRKTTHSDLTHGSFFLRVGAIAFGLGAMIYIGLEFGSFFEIPFDSPCHHILIGVNPLLQMIFTFMQMYFIFMNARLNIHRFKVIARFGLMHVVATNICVWIRTLVKESLLEITIYHQKNEPEAGASSIAHSIRQHALRHAGTVLRTHAGPNNEFEVLDGEDLLPKDGYKGDNVLSKLVRNTVNGISKSLGMGGDQVFASTSTTTTRAPFTTPNYQWHSTTMARKLKKFITSATTAATTAAGSSSSTSSTTISPTTSTTTILPTTSSTTILPSTTFSPISTTAALNLETSGSDSPFGGLQHILSSAAPPSLAPVDGFGSAATPTPVSGSGSFVESFLASTLSPASSTEGSASIINNLFGQGPMENSFQTYADLGHEEATGLVSFENLESLDNIYPAALSSNIGTLNSTACGRIDIMGTIVYDSAPYLYPFIIEYSLIGAVVLYVMWKHIGRYPGRMNDEDLEHRLEVMLSRRAVAMAQQARSGRVDCVGSSKGLFFGLLLLVGALICLILFFVLVRHQQFSLLAIYLADASHCILMAFAILAIIVGFIRVKNLKFRCEEQSNLNDILLRISAFGLFTYSVFSIIAGSLKVLESEPSLLVTTTGGVAVFQVILQLLFIADVSRRRVHLPEHDRSKPGRQIVTFLLICNVAMFAIYTFEAQKVFANPVQLEFYGFVPWSIIQRITLPLCIFHRFHSAVTLAEIWKTTYKARLE, via the exons CACCAACGCACCCCACTTGTGCCCCACGATCTCGGCGAGGACTTTAATTTGGATTTTGACGACGAATTTCCGATCGACGCCCGACGACCGAAAAATGCCAA TGGCAAACATCCAGCGGCTCTGACGTGCCCACAGCAAAG GGTTTGCTACACGTTCAAGCCAAATCCAAATAAGTTCAGTTTTATGCCAGCAAAAATAACGGTACAGGGCACATACGAAACAAACCCGATAACAGGACCCATCGAACTATG gacatcgctgTTCATCGTGACCAGCCTGGTGTACGCGATCCTCCTGATCGTCGTCTGCATCGCATACGTAATCAGCGATGTGACCACCCACCGACTGCCGGTTCTGTATTACGAGACGTTCTTCACATATCTCTACGGCGTCAGCATACTCTTCCTCCTCTACGTCTTCTGTTTCCTGCTGCAGG AGAGCTCTTGTTGCAATGGCGGCAATGGTGGCAGCAAACCGAAACCCCAACCCAAGGAGAAGAAGTCGAAGAAAGCCAAAAATGCCGATCCGGCCGATTCGAAGGATGCGAAGGGCTCAAAGGACTCCGGCAAGGCAGGCAAGGGCGCCGCATATCAG GAAGCACCGGTGGACGCCGAGGTGGCCGTAACCCCCAAGAATGTGCGCAAGCGCAAAACGACCCACAGTGATCTGACGCACGGCAGCTTTTTCCTGCGAGTGGGAGCCATCG CTTTTGGATTGGGCGCCATGATATACATTGGCCTAGAGTTTGGATCGTTCTTCGAAATACCCTTCGACTCGCCGTGCCATCACATCCTGATCGGCGTAAACCCACTGCTCCAGATGATATTCACCTTCATGCAGatgtattttatattcatGAATGCCCGG CTGAACATCCACCGCTTCAAGGTGATCGCACGCTTTGGCCTCATGCACGTGGTGGCCACCAACATCTGCGTGTGGATACGCACCCTGGTAAAGGAGTCCCTGCTTGAGATAACGATCTACCACCAGAAGAACGAGCCGGAGGCGGGAGCCTCCTCCATAGCCCACTCGATAAGGCAGCACGCCCTGCGCCACGCCGGAACCGTGCTAAGGACCCACGCCGGACCCAACAACGAGTTCGAGGTCCTCGACGGCGAGGACCTCCTGCCCAAGGACGGCTACAAGGGCGACAACGTGCTGTCCAAGCTGGTTCGCAATACCGTCAACGGTATTTCGAAGAGCCTGGGCATGGGTGGTGACCAGGTGTTCGCCAGCACCTCTACCACGACCACAAGGGCGCCGTTCACCACTCCGAATTACCAATGGCACAGCACTACTATGGCCCGCAAGTTGAAGAAGTTTATCACCAGCGCCACCACCGCGGCCACCACGGCGGCGGGCAGCAGTAgctccaccagcagcaccaccattTCACCGACCACCAGTACCACCACCATCCTGCCGACCACAAGTAGCACCACCATCTTACCGAGCACCACCTTCAGTCCCATTAGCACCACTGCCGCCCTTAATCTCGAGACCAGCGGCAGCGACTCGCCCTTCGGCGGCTTGCAGCACATCCTCTCCAGCGCCGCTCCGCCGAGCCTGGCGCCAGTCGATGGGTTCGGTtccgctgccacgcccactcccgTCTCTGGCTCCGGCTCCTTTGTAGAATCCTTCCTAGCCAGCACCCTGAGCCCAGCCAGCAGCACAGAGGGCTCGGCCAGCATAATAAACAACCTTTTCGGCCAGGGCCCTATGGAGAACAGCTTCCAAACGTACGCAGACCTGGGACACGAGGAAGCCACCGGGCTGGTCAGCTTCGAGAACCTAGAGAGCCTGGACAACATTTACCCGGCGGCGCTGTCCTCCAATATCGGCACACTCAACTCCACCGCCTGCGGACGCATCGACATCATGGGCACCATTGTCTACGACTCGGCGCCCTACCTGTATCCGTTCATCATCGAGTACTCGCTGATCGGGGCGGTGGTGTTGTATGTCATGTGGAAGCACATCGGCCGCTACCCGGGGCGCATGAACGACGAGGACCTGGAGCACCGGCTGGAGGTGATGCTCTCGCGGAGGGCGGTGGCCATGGCGCAGCAAGCGCGATCCGGACGCGTTGACTGCGTCGGCTCGTCGAAGGGCCTGTTCTTCGGGCTCCTGCTGCTGGTCGGGGCCCTCATCTGCCTGATACTCTTCTTCGTCTTGGTGCGCCATCAGCAGTTCTCGCTGTTGGCTATTTACCTCGCGGACGCCAGCCACTGCATTCTGATGGCCTTCGCAATCCTGGCCATAATAGTTGGATTCATCAG GGTCAAGAACCTGAAGTTCCGCTGCGAGGAGCAGTCGAACCTGAACGACATACTGCTTCGCATCTCAGCTTTCGGCCTATTCACCTACTCCGTGTTCAGCATCATTGCCGGCAGTCTGAAGGTCCTGGAGAGCGAGCCAAGCCTGCTGGTGACGACCACCGGGGGCGTGGCCGTCTTCCAGGTGATCCTGCAGCTGCTCTTCATCGCGGACGTGTCCCGCCGCCGCGTCCACCTGCCGGAGCACGATCGCAGCAAGCCGGGCCGCCAAATCGTCACCTTCCTACTCATCTGCAACGTGGCCATGTTCGCCATCTACACATTCGAAGCTCAAAAAGTATTCGCCAATCCT GTTCAGCTGGAGTTCTACGGCTTCGTGCCCTGGTCCATTATCCAGCGCATCACACTGCCCCTGTGCATCTTCCATCGGTTCCACAGCGCCGTGACACTCGCCGAGATCTGGAAGACCACCTACAAGGCACGCCTGGAGTAA
- the LOC108024179 gene encoding proton channel OtopLc isoform X12, translating into MQRCPYIHEMRERLLDQPRETLQLENMERANLLDNRQSASESNQLQGDGYHTSPAHQRTPLVPHDLGEDFNLDFDDEFPIDARRPKNAKTSLFIVTSLVYAILLIVVCIAYVISDVTTHRLPVLYYETFFTYLYGVSILFLLYVFCFLLQESSCCNGGNGGSKPKPQPKEKKSKKAKNADPADSKDAKGSKDSGKAGKGAAYQEAPVDAEVAVTPKNVRKRKTTHSDLTHGSFFLRVGAIAFGLGAMIYIGLEFGSFFEIPFDSPCHHILIGVNPLLQMIFTFMQMYFIFMNARLNIHRFKVIARFGLMHVVATNICVWIRTLVKESLLEITIYHQKNEPEAGASSIAHSIRQHALRHAGTVLRTHAGPNNEFEVLDGEDLLPKDGYKGDNVLSKLVRNTVNGISKSLGMGGDQVFASTSTTTTRAPFTTPNYQWHSTTMARKLKKFITSATTAATTAAGSSSSTSSTTISPTTSTTTILPTTSSTTILPSTTFSPISTTAALNLETSGSDSPFGGLQHILSSAAPPSLAPVDGFGSAATPTPVSGSGSFVESFLASTLSPASSTEGSASIINNLFGQGPMENSFQTYADLGHEEATGLVSFENLESLDNIYPAALSSNIGTLNSTACGRIDIMGTIVYDSAPYLYPFIIEYSLIGAVVLYVMWKHIGRYPGRMNDEDLEHRLEVMLSRRAVAMAQQARSGRVDCVGSSKGLFFGLLLLVGALICLILFFVLVRHQQFSLLAIYLADASHCILMAFAILAIIVGFIRVKNLKFRCEEQSNLNDILLRISAFGLFTYSVFSIIAGSLKVLESEPSLLVTTTGGVAVFQVILQLLFIADVSRRRVHLPEHDRSKPGRQIVTFLLICNVAMFAIYTFEAQKVFANPVQLEFYGFVPWSIIQRITLPLCIFHRFHSAVTLAEIWKTTYKARLE; encoded by the exons CACCAACGCACCCCACTTGTGCCCCACGATCTCGGCGAGGACTTTAATTTGGATTTTGACGACGAATTTCCGATCGACGCCCGACGACCGAAAAATGCCAA gacatcgctgTTCATCGTGACCAGCCTGGTGTACGCGATCCTCCTGATCGTCGTCTGCATCGCATACGTAATCAGCGATGTGACCACCCACCGACTGCCGGTTCTGTATTACGAGACGTTCTTCACATATCTCTACGGCGTCAGCATACTCTTCCTCCTCTACGTCTTCTGTTTCCTGCTGCAGG AGAGCTCTTGTTGCAATGGCGGCAATGGTGGCAGCAAACCGAAACCCCAACCCAAGGAGAAGAAGTCGAAGAAAGCCAAAAATGCCGATCCGGCCGATTCGAAGGATGCGAAGGGCTCAAAGGACTCCGGCAAGGCAGGCAAGGGCGCCGCATATCAG GAAGCACCGGTGGACGCCGAGGTGGCCGTAACCCCCAAGAATGTGCGCAAGCGCAAAACGACCCACAGTGATCTGACGCACGGCAGCTTTTTCCTGCGAGTGGGAGCCATCG CTTTTGGATTGGGCGCCATGATATACATTGGCCTAGAGTTTGGATCGTTCTTCGAAATACCCTTCGACTCGCCGTGCCATCACATCCTGATCGGCGTAAACCCACTGCTCCAGATGATATTCACCTTCATGCAGatgtattttatattcatGAATGCCCGG CTGAACATCCACCGCTTCAAGGTGATCGCACGCTTTGGCCTCATGCACGTGGTGGCCACCAACATCTGCGTGTGGATACGCACCCTGGTAAAGGAGTCCCTGCTTGAGATAACGATCTACCACCAGAAGAACGAGCCGGAGGCGGGAGCCTCCTCCATAGCCCACTCGATAAGGCAGCACGCCCTGCGCCACGCCGGAACCGTGCTAAGGACCCACGCCGGACCCAACAACGAGTTCGAGGTCCTCGACGGCGAGGACCTCCTGCCCAAGGACGGCTACAAGGGCGACAACGTGCTGTCCAAGCTGGTTCGCAATACCGTCAACGGTATTTCGAAGAGCCTGGGCATGGGTGGTGACCAGGTGTTCGCCAGCACCTCTACCACGACCACAAGGGCGCCGTTCACCACTCCGAATTACCAATGGCACAGCACTACTATGGCCCGCAAGTTGAAGAAGTTTATCACCAGCGCCACCACCGCGGCCACCACGGCGGCGGGCAGCAGTAgctccaccagcagcaccaccattTCACCGACCACCAGTACCACCACCATCCTGCCGACCACAAGTAGCACCACCATCTTACCGAGCACCACCTTCAGTCCCATTAGCACCACTGCCGCCCTTAATCTCGAGACCAGCGGCAGCGACTCGCCCTTCGGCGGCTTGCAGCACATCCTCTCCAGCGCCGCTCCGCCGAGCCTGGCGCCAGTCGATGGGTTCGGTtccgctgccacgcccactcccgTCTCTGGCTCCGGCTCCTTTGTAGAATCCTTCCTAGCCAGCACCCTGAGCCCAGCCAGCAGCACAGAGGGCTCGGCCAGCATAATAAACAACCTTTTCGGCCAGGGCCCTATGGAGAACAGCTTCCAAACGTACGCAGACCTGGGACACGAGGAAGCCACCGGGCTGGTCAGCTTCGAGAACCTAGAGAGCCTGGACAACATTTACCCGGCGGCGCTGTCCTCCAATATCGGCACACTCAACTCCACCGCCTGCGGACGCATCGACATCATGGGCACCATTGTCTACGACTCGGCGCCCTACCTGTATCCGTTCATCATCGAGTACTCGCTGATCGGGGCGGTGGTGTTGTATGTCATGTGGAAGCACATCGGCCGCTACCCGGGGCGCATGAACGACGAGGACCTGGAGCACCGGCTGGAGGTGATGCTCTCGCGGAGGGCGGTGGCCATGGCGCAGCAAGCGCGATCCGGACGCGTTGACTGCGTCGGCTCGTCGAAGGGCCTGTTCTTCGGGCTCCTGCTGCTGGTCGGGGCCCTCATCTGCCTGATACTCTTCTTCGTCTTGGTGCGCCATCAGCAGTTCTCGCTGTTGGCTATTTACCTCGCGGACGCCAGCCACTGCATTCTGATGGCCTTCGCAATCCTGGCCATAATAGTTGGATTCATCAG GGTCAAGAACCTGAAGTTCCGCTGCGAGGAGCAGTCGAACCTGAACGACATACTGCTTCGCATCTCAGCTTTCGGCCTATTCACCTACTCCGTGTTCAGCATCATTGCCGGCAGTCTGAAGGTCCTGGAGAGCGAGCCAAGCCTGCTGGTGACGACCACCGGGGGCGTGGCCGTCTTCCAGGTGATCCTGCAGCTGCTCTTCATCGCGGACGTGTCCCGCCGCCGCGTCCACCTGCCGGAGCACGATCGCAGCAAGCCGGGCCGCCAAATCGTCACCTTCCTACTCATCTGCAACGTGGCCATGTTCGCCATCTACACATTCGAAGCTCAAAAAGTATTCGCCAATCCT GTTCAGCTGGAGTTCTACGGCTTCGTGCCCTGGTCCATTATCCAGCGCATCACACTGCCCCTGTGCATCTTCCATCGGTTCCACAGCGCCGTGACACTCGCCGAGATCTGGAAGACCACCTACAAGGCACGCCTGGAGTAA